ATCACATATTGAATATTACGTTCGTGATGGATGCGGTAATGGTGAGGTTAACTTGCACAATAGAACATGTTCTTGCAAGAAGTTTGATTTGCAGCAACTACCGTGTGTACATGCATTGGCTGCTTGTGCCAATAGAGAAATCGCGGTACATTCTTTGTGCTCAAGATATTATACCAATGAAGCTATTTTGGTAGCTTATGATGAACCTATATATACAGTTGGTATTGAGCACCAGCGCGTTGAAAACGATATAAGAGTATTATTACCACCTAAAGCGAAAAGACCATGTGGTAGGCCTAAACAGTAAAGAATACCTTCCCAAGGTGAAACTGTGAGTATCAGACACTGTGGTCGATGTAAGAAAAGTGGTCATGATCGTGAAACTTGTATGGAACCAATAGCGTTGCATCCAAGAACTGAATGAACTTTTGATATTGCTGTATTATTTGCTATAATATTTACGTTGCGTAAATTGGCTTAATGGTCGAACAATACCTAATTAATGGTCGAGCAATAAAACTGGGGTCAATCAATGTAGAGAAGATGATCGAGCGATAATAAATTAATGGTCGAGCAAAACTTAATTAATGGTCGAGAAATAAAACTGTGGTCGAGTGATGCTAAATTAAAGGTCGAGTAAAAAGGGTTTGGCATAGTGAAAAAATTTGTGCAAACACAAATAAGTAAGCATGTACAAAAACAATTGACTCCTAAATGTACATATCCACAAGGACGTAATATGTATGGGGTCATTATAGACACTGGACTCATGATCTCTGCAAACCTTTCAGAACTTGTAAGGTCATGGTAAGAATCATAGACATTTATTTTTCGTGATGACAATATCATCTCTACTGCCACCCAATGCTTCTCATCAAAGTTTGCAGGAAAGTACACGTAGTCCACTTCTCCCCAGGGAACACCTTCAGGAGGACTGGTACCGACATCTTAGTCTGTGAATAAAGTATTCAAATCAACCCAATTTCCTGGATCTTCTTTGAATACATTGTAGGTAATACCAATCTTGCTCTGTTATTACatggttaaaaaaaatgatggttaGTTAACAATGAGTATGAATATCTACAGTTCGTTAGCAAATTATTGGACACATACAAAGAAGACTGTGTCAAGCACTGCCGCCTTCCTTTTAAATATGACAGGGTACTTGGCAAGTCTTCGGCGTATGTGGTATGTAGCAATGTCAAGATGCTGCATCAAATATTGAAAAAGAGGAAATAATTAGTATACATGATCCAACAAATAATATTAAAGCTCGACCAGAGAAATAAAAAGCTCGACCAgtcaatatgaatgctcgaccagtAAATATTAATGCTCGACCAAATAACATAAGGCTCGACCAGAGGTTTGATATGCTCGACCAGATTATAAATATGCTCGACCAGAGGTTTGATATGCTAGACCAGATTATAGATATGCTAGACCAGATAATAGATATGCTCGATCAGATAATAGATATGCTCGACCAACATATAGATATGCTCGACTACATAAAGTTCAGTTATATTGTACTAAATTAAAACTACTTACCAGGTCTCTCAACCATTTGTCAGGTTGAATTGCCTCAGCAAACCAGGCCTTGTCAACAGTACAAGGAATCCATTCAATTTTATCATGTTGTGTTTTGGGATCTTTCATCCATTTGTGACATTCTACTAACCACTCCCTTCGATATGGCCTTTTGAGTTCAAAAGCCATTGGCAATGTGCCTTTGGGAATTTTAACCTCTTCTGTTACCGTGGAGGATGAatcagttttttgtttttagtggGATTGGTGTAGAGTGTTTTCAATAATGACCCAAGCTTTCTATTGCGCTTTTCcttatttgagacataaggaaTTACCCCACCTTCTTTTGCAACTGGGAATTTGGATGGGGTGATAATCTCCACCCCCTCAGTGCCCATATCCATCTTATTTGGTGTTCCTAAACTAGTGGCAGCTATATCCATTGAAATAATATCGTCTTCTGCACCTGGGCTAACAACATCTTCACTAACAGCATCCTCACCCTCCATAACAGCCTCCTCTATATTTTTCACAGGAACTTCCTGGGACTCAACAAATATTACAGCCTCCCTATTTTGCAGTTGACCATCAGTGGCATCCCCATCCCCGTATTTTCCTGCATTATCAGCCTCATGCTCAATTTGACCTAAAGGATGTTGCTATTCCTGTACAGATATCTCTTTATGTCCAACAGTCCTTGGACATTCCAAAACAACCTCTGCAATATCTTTTCCAGTAGTCCTTGGACCATCAGTGGCATTCTCATCCCCATCCTTTATTACATGATTCACATCCCCATTCCCATCCCACTCATTTCctgcattttgttttttaacaACTTCTAGAAGAGTCCCCATGGATTCTTCAATGAATTGCAACATCAAACACACTTCCACCTTCAGATCTTTATGCTTCTTGGAGTGATCCTTAAGCAAACTATCAAATACATCAATCTTGTTTGCAATATTATCCCTTAAAACATATTTCTGCAAATGGAAAATATACAAATTGGatgattgagtttgtgattgaccAGAAACGaataaggctcaactagaataGATATAAATGCTCGACCTTAATCTGAAAATATGCTCGACCATATAAATACTTAATGCTCGACCAATACATATAATGCTCGACCATATAAATACTTATTGTCCGACCAAAAAATATAATGCTCGACCAACAAAAATTAATGCTCGACCATAAGATACAATACTCGACCAAAAAATTAATGCTCgaccaaacacaaacacaactaATTGCTCAATCaataaaaattcatattactaccTCTGTAACAGGTGGAATATCCCTATGTGTTtgaacttcctcttcctcttcaatcTCATCTATAACAACCTTTggcgttttttttttaactttgacAATCATTGTTCCCACAACATTTTTTAGTACATCGAAAGTCTTTTTGCAGTATTCTTGTGCCATCTCCAACTGGGTTGGGATAAGTCGACCATGTACTTGAAGCTGTGAAACGTACACATAGTAACCATTAGTTTCTATAAAATAGGCAATCtcacaaaatttaaattaatacaCATAGATGGGTGTGATACCTGCttccttctaaaaacacttagGATGAGTTCTGTTGAGTCAGGAGTGATTGATGTACTCCAGTTCAATATCCTTGGATATTGAATTTCTGGATCTTTCTGTGCGTATGCCCTTCCGATAAGGGGAATGGCTTCATAACTCCATATCTGTAAATCAAACAGTGATATACAATTACATACATTGCATACTGAGTATAAGctataaatcaaaacaacattAAGATAAATGATTAGCAAATTAAATGATTAGCAAATTAAATACCTGTAGAGTTAACAGGAATCCATAGAGACTGTATTGCTCCTTCTGAGTCTTGGTTGGCTTTAtagtcttttttaaaaaattttgaacacGTCCTTTCATTGCTCCTGCAAGTGACTTGGAGGTACGTGTATAACTGACAGATCCCCATGGATACTTGTTAAATTCATCCAAGTTTTCAACCAATTGGAGATATGCCACATCAGAAATGTTCCTACTACGCTCTCTACCAAGCAACACAAACTCCACAAAATAAACAAGAGCTAACTTGACAACGTCATCTTCATTGTCAAGCTGAGGTTTTAGACCCAAAAATGTACTCTCTAATTCAGATCTTTTAATGCTATTATTCCCCTTGAAATAAGCATCCCTTAGCCTTTGTGTGCTAGTATCAACAAGTGAAGAAATGGGTGGAATTCCAGTACACACTAATCCAATAACAAGCGCAAAATCTTCAAATGAAAATGCGGCTTGCTTTCCAGCCAACCTGAAGTTGAAAGTTGTGCCAAAACTATGGTTGGATGATTCAACCTGTCTTAACAATAGCTGATGGACAATCTGCCAGGAAAAAGTTAGGCTCTTAATACGAAGATACATGCCAAAGCATGATCTACTAAAGGTCTCCAATTGATCCTCATTTAACTTATCCATGATATTACAAATAACTACATCCGGTTGGGAAAAGTTTGACACTTTTGCAGGAAAATGTTGACCCTCTGGAATAATGTAAGCCATTATAAacctaagataaaaaaaataagtgaaataaatataagTTAACAATGTTCGACCAAAtcaatatgaatgctcgaccaaatcaatatgaatgctcgaccagtAAATATGA
This genomic stretch from Tripterygium wilfordii isolate XIE 37 chromosome 22, ASM1340144v1, whole genome shotgun sequence harbors:
- the LOC119990985 gene encoding uncharacterized protein LOC119990985, whose product is MAVKQLPRLRWRRFIMAYIIPEGQHFPAKVSNFSQPDVVICNIMDKLNEDQLETFSRSCFGMYLRIKSLTFSWQIVHQLLLRQVESSNHSFGTTFNFRLAGKQAAFSFEDFALVIGLVCTGIPPISSLVDTSTQRLRDAYFKGNNSIKRSELESTFLGLKPQLDNEDDVVKLALVYFVEFVLLGRERSRNISDVAYLQLVENLDEFNKYPWGSVSYTRTSKSLAGAMKGRVQNFLKKTIKPTKTQKEQYSLYGFLLTLQIWSYEAIPLIGRAYAQKDPEIQYPRILNWSTSITPDSTELILSVFRRKQLQVHGRLIPTQLEMAQEYCKKTFDVLKNVVGTMIVKVKKKTPKVVIDEIEEEEEVQTHRDIPPVTEKYVLRDNIANKIDVFDSLLKDHSKKHKDLKVEVCLMLQFIEESMGTLLEVVKKQNAGNEWDGNGDVNHVIKDGDENATDGPRTTGKDIAEQHPLGQIEHEADNAGKYGDGDATDGQLQNREAVIFVESQEVPVKNIEEAVMEGEDAVSEDVVSPGAEDDIISMDIAATSLGTPNKMDMGTEGVEIITPSKFPVAKEGGVIPYVSNKEKRNRKLGSLLKTLYTNPTKNKKLIHPPR